Proteins encoded together in one Chloroflexota bacterium window:
- a CDS encoding ubiquinone/menaquinone biosynthesis methyltransferase — protein sequence MSRPLQRMFTEVPPRYDLINSVITWGLDRRWRRKAAEECLKGKPEKVLDLCCGTGDLAITVCRLGRSEVSVVGIDYSPPMLEIARKKAASLDGDKHISFINGDAASLPFPDASFDSVGISFAFRNLTYKNPLARQHLTEVRRLLTAGGRYVVVETSQPTARFIRGIFHRYLRWIVRRVGVWLSGNKGAYNYLAESAASFYTAEEVKAMLLESGFREVLYRPLLFGAAGIHIAVK from the coding sequence ATGAGCAGACCTCTGCAACGCATGTTCACCGAGGTGCCGCCCCGTTACGACCTTATCAATTCGGTCATAACCTGGGGGCTTGACCGGCGGTGGCGGAGAAAAGCGGCGGAGGAATGCCTGAAGGGTAAACCGGAAAAGGTGCTCGACCTCTGCTGCGGGACCGGTGACCTGGCCATAACCGTGTGCAGACTTGGTAGAAGCGAAGTCAGCGTGGTCGGAATCGATTACAGTCCGCCCATGCTGGAAATCGCGCGAAAGAAGGCGGCGTCTCTGGATGGTGATAAGCATATTTCCTTCATCAATGGCGATGCGGCATCTCTCCCTTTCCCCGACGCATCCTTCGACTCTGTCGGCATCTCTTTTGCCTTCCGAAACTTAACCTATAAGAATCCACTGGCGAGACAGCATTTAACTGAGGTCCGGCGCCTCCTCACCGCCGGGGGCAGGTACGTTGTTGTTGAGACCAGCCAGCCCACTGCAAGGTTTATCCGAGGAATATTCCACCGGTATCTGCGCTGGATTGTCCGCCGCGTGGGGGTTTGGCTCTCCGGAAACAAGGGGGCATATAACTATCTGGCGGAGTCGGCGGCCAGCTTCTATACCGCAGAGGAGGTGAAGGCTATGCTGCTTGAGTCAGGTTTCCGTGAGGTTCTGTACCGGCCGCTTCTGTTTGGCGCCGCCGGCATCCATATTGCCGTCAAATGA